The Pandoraea apista genomic interval CGGTGATGTTGCCCAGCGGATTGCCGACCGACTCGGCGAAGATCGCCTTGGTGTTCGCATCGATGAGCGGCTCGAAGGATTCCGGCTCGCGCGGATCGGCAAAGCGCGTGGTAATGCCCGAGAGCGGCAGCGTGTGTGCCAGGAGGTTGTAGGTGCCGCCGTACAACGTGCTCGCGGCCACAATGTTGTCGCCCGCCTCGGCAATCGTCTGAATGGCGTAAGTGACGGCCGCCTGCCCGGACGCCAACGCCAGCGCTGCCACACCGCCTTCGAGCGCCGCAACGCGCTGTTCAAGCACGTCCTGCGTGGGGTTCATGATGCGCGTGTAGATGTTGCCCGGCACCTTGAGGTCGAAAAGATCGGCGCCGTGCTGCGTATCGTCGAAGGCGTAGGCCACCGTCTGGTAGATCGGCACGGCCACGGCGCGCGTGGTCGGGTCAGGGCGATAGCCACCATGCACGGCGAGCGTCTCGAGACGCCACCGAGGGGCTTGCGGCGAGGCTTGGGTTTTGTCGGTCTTGGCTGCGTTGTCGGTCATGTCGAATGTCTCCGGATAAACATGCCATTTCATTGGCGAAGCGATTTTGTTAGGTATCCAATGGCATTCTAATCGGTGGCCGGATTCGGACTTATCTCCGATGGGAAGATGCTTAGCGACACGCGGCGCGCAACCATTCGTAATATGACGCGCAACACGGGCGCTATCGGGTGTATGTCCGGCTGGCTATACTCGTTCGCACATGTCGCGGCGACTTACGGGAGACGCATTGCCATGACCGTCAGCTTCAGAGGTCTTACGGAACTTACGAATCTTTCGGGTCGCGTATCAGACCGCCTCTCTCACGATTTCCCCCATCGTTTTGCACGACGCGCGACGTCGTCACTAGCCGTCGCGCTCGTCTGCCTGTCGTTCGGATGGCTCGGCAACGCGTTCGCACAGGAGAAAGTGAGCCTCCCGTCGCTGGACACGGACAGCCGCGGCGCGCCGGTGATGATCGACGCCTACCTGTTCCGCGCGTCCAATGCCACGGGCCCCACACCCGCAGTCGTGTTCATGCATGGCTGCAACGGTATGTTCACGCGCAAAGGCAAGATCGACAGCCGCGAACTCGACTGGGCACATCGGCTCAACGCACAGGGGTACGCGGTGCTGGCCGTGGACAGCTTCACCTCGCGCGCGCAGCCCAGCGAGTGTGCCCGGGGCGGGCCGGTGCGGCCGTCGGTGGAGCGACCCCGTGATGCCTACGGGGCGTTGCGCTACTTGCAAAGCTTGCCTGGCATCCAGCCGGATCGTATTGCGTTGATGGGCTGGTCGCACGGTGGCGGTACGGTTTTGTTCTCCATCGGCCCGGCGAGTCCCGGACGAGTGCGGGATGCCAAACCGGCGCCGGACTTTGTCGCGGCCATTGCGTTCTATCCCGGCTGGTGCAACGCGAAGGCGCAGGGTCCCGACTGGTCGACGCACATTCCGTTGCTGCTGCTCACCGGCGCCGACGACGTCTGGTCGAAGCCCGCCCCTTGCGACGCCTTCGTGCAAGAGGCAACGGCACATGGCGCACCGATCACTTTCCACCTATACCCGGGTGCCGTACACGACTTCGACTATCCGAATCTGCCCGTGCGCAGCCGACCGGAATTCACCAATCCGCGCACCCACGTCGTGCCGATCACGGGCACCCAGCCGGAAGCACGAGACGATGCCATTGCGCGCGTGACGGCATTTCTTGCGAAGGCATTCGGGAAGTAATTCGCTGCGCAATCAGGTAAGGTTTCGGCGGCTTCGCGCAGAGATGTCCGCCTGGCGGTCGTTTCCGCCGGATACGACGAAACTTACCCACCGGAAATCCACAGCTTGATCACAGAAAAACCATGGATCTCCACAGGAAATCCACTGACTTGTCCCCGGGTTACGCAAGGGATATCCACTGGTTATCCCAAAGCGTTAGACGACTTTTCCCCTGACTATCCACCGGCTATCCCCTTGTCGTCCACAGGCTTGCCCACAGGGGTATCACAGCTTGCACACAGGGTTATCGACAGACTTGTCCACAGTCGTTGCGCGAACGAAATCGACGCACAAAACAAAATCGGCCGCTAAAAATTGCGGCCGATTTGTCATCGGAGACTGCTACCCGGAGTCGCGATACGCCCTAGCGGCGCTGGCTCACGGGGGTACAGCAAGTGCAGCGACAAGTCGCGGGATTTAGCTACCGAAGTACGTGCTGCCGGCCTGCGCAATGCTATCGACCGAACCCGAGGTGACAACGGCAGTTGCGCCGCCGACCTTGCCAACCGCCTTCGGATAGACCGAATCGTGTTGTTGCAGCAGACCGGCTTGCTGGGCTTGCGCGAGGTCTTCGCGGACCTGTACGCGTGTCAGCACGCTGGTTTGGGGGACCCACGAAAATTCCGACGGACCGTCGAAAGCGTCGCTGGCAAAAGCCGAGCCGGCAGACACAGCCAACATGGCGGAAACCAGGGCAGAGGTAATAAGAGTGCGTTTCATGGTGTTTTCTCCTGTCTGTTTGAGCCGGCGATGTTCAATTCATCGTCGACAGTTGCAGTCTATTGCCACCATCAATCGCAATAAAGTCGATAGTTGTCTATTTTGAATTTCTTTTTTTGAAATAATAAGAGCGAAAAATTGCCGCCACACAAAATGAAAGTGTGCACACACTTCAATTGGGAACTTTGCAGGCGCTGTGCTATGGGAGGGTGCATAGAGGGACGAGAGAAAAATATACGGCGCCGTATACAAAATGCCTTCCCGCCAAAGGAAAACGGGACGCCATCAGGCGTCCCGCAGATGGCCCGTGTTGCGCGAGCCGAGGGGTGGATCGACCGGGGAGGCGTCCGGCTACTTCGCCGTGGCAGCTTCCTCCGACGTCGCTGTCGATGCCGTCAAGGCCGCGGAGTGCGCGAGCACCGGTTTGAGCGCAATACCGGTATGACTTGCGGCGACCTCGGTCAGCGCATCGGGTGAGGTTGCCGCCACCACGGCCCCACCGTTCTTGCCGCCTTCCGGCCCCATGTCGACGATCCAGTCGGCTTCGGCAATCACGTCGAGGTTGTGCTCGATGACCACGACGGTATGCCCGCCATTCACCAACCGGTGCAAGACATTGATAAGTCGCGCCACGTCAGCCATGTGAAGACCGACGGTCGGTTCGTCAAGCACGTAAAGGGTGTGCGGCGATTTCTGCCCGCGACGCGTGACGTCGTCACGCACCTTGGTCAACTCCGTCACCAGCTTGATACGCTGCGCTTCGCCACCCGACAGCGTCGGCGATGGCTGACCCAGCGTGAGGTAGCCGAGCCCAACGTCCTGCATCAGTTGCAACGGATGCGCGATGCTTGGCATAGACGCAAAGAACTCGACGGCTTCGTCCACTTCCATCGTCAGCACGTCGCCGATGCTCTTGCCGCGCCAGGTGACAGCCAACGTCTCGGCGTTGAAGCGCTGACCGTGACAGACATCGCAAAGCACCTTCACGTCGGCAAGGAAACTCATGCCGATGGTGCGCACGCCTTGCCCTTCGCACGCGGGACAACGCCCCTCGCCCGTATTGAACGAGAAGCGCGACGCCGCGTAACCCCGCGCTCGGGCTTCCAGCGTATCGGCAAACAAACGCCGAATCGTGTCCCAGAAGCCGATGTACGTGGCTGGACACGAGCGCGGTGTTTTGCCGATGGGCGTCTGATCGACTTCGAGCACACGATCGATCGTCTCCCAGCCGGTCACCGACTCGCAGCCGTGCCACGCGTGAACCACCGGACGGCGCGGCTCTGCGGCGGCCTCCGAGGTCGCACGCGGCTTGCCGTCTGCCTTCACGGCGTGACGCACCGTGCCTTTGCGGGCACGGCGCTCGGCCGGTGACGACAACACCGAGCGTCCCACCGCATCGAGCAGATTCGTCATCAGCACATCGCGTGCGAGCGTCGATTTGCCCGACCCCGAAACACCGGTAATCGCAGTGAGCCGCGATAACGGCAACGACGCCGTCACATGCTTCAGGTTATGCAGCGTCGCCCCATGCACCGTCAGCCAGTTCGGCGGTACTGCCTCGACACCCTTGGCGGGTGCGATCACCTCGCGGCGCGGTTGAATCGGATGCAGCAACGGATGCGCCAGGAACTTGCCGGTAAGCGACTCGGGATGCGCCGCCAGATCGGCCACGCTACCCTGAGCCACGAGCGTACCGCCGCGCTTGCCTGCGCCCGGGCCGATATCGATGATGTGGTCCGCACGGCGAATCGTGTCCTCGTCGTGTTCGACCACGACCAGCGTGTTGCCCTGATCGCCCAGCTTTCGCAACGCGCCGAGCAGAATGCCGTTATCGCGCGGGTGCAAACCGATGGTCGGCTCGTCCAGCACATAGCAAACGCCTTGCAGGTTGCTGCCCAGTTGCGCCGCCAGACGAATGCGCTGCGACTCGCCCCCAGAGAGCGTCGGCGCTGCGCGGTCCAGCGTGAGGTAGCCGAGCCCGACTTCCTCCAGAAATTCCAGCCTCCCCTGAATCTCGCTGATCAGATCGCGCGCAATGCTTGCGTCGCGGCCGCGAAGTTCGAGTCGCTGAATCCATTCGCGCACGTCGCTCACGGTCCACTGGGCGACGTCGGAGATCGCGTGTTCGTCGAACGTCACAGCGCGAGCGACCGTATTGAGGCGCGCGCCGTGACAGTCCGGACACGGCTGATCGCCCACGCCTTCCGGCTCCTGCTCTTCCGACGGCAGCGAATGCTCGCGCCCCCGATTGTCCTGATTGAGTACGGTGTCGTCGAAGGCTTCGCGCTGTTCACGCGTGAGCGCAAGACCTGTACCCACGCACGTCGAACACCAGCCATGCTTGCTGTTGAACGAGAACATGCGAGGATCGAGATCGGGATAACTCGTGCCGCACACCGGGCACGCACGCTTGACCGAGAACACCTCGATCTCGCCCACGCCTTCGCCCGGCTGTTCGTTGGCCATCGTGTCGCCAAGCCCGTCGAGCGGCGCAAGCAAATGCATGACGCCCTTGCCCAATTCGAGCGCCGCCGCCAGCAACGTGCGCAGCAGCCCTTCGTTCTCGGGTGTGATCACCACATCGCCCACCGGCAGTTCGATGGTGTGTTCGCGGAATCGGTCGAGCTTCGGCCAAGGGTCGACCGACAGGAACACGCCATCCACACGCAAATGCGAATGTCCGCGTGCCTTGGCCCACTTCGCCAGATCGGTATAGATCCCCTTGCGGCCCACCACCAGCGGGGCGAGCAACCCCACATGCTGGCCGCGACGGTCGCGCATCAATTGCGCGACGATCGAATCCGGACTCTGCGCCGTGACAGGCGCGCCGTCATGGATACAGTGCTGAATGCCAAGCTTGACGTACAGCAGACGCAGGAAGTGCCAGACCTCTGTGGTGGTTGCAACGGTACTCTTGCGCCCGCCGCGCGACAGGCGCTGTTCGATGGCGACGGTCGGCGGAATACCGTACACGGCATCGACTTCCGGGCGCCCTGCGGGCTGCACGATGGATCGCGCATAGGCATTGAGCGATTCGAGATAGCGACGCTGCCCTTCATTGAAGAGAATGTCGAACGCGAGCGTCGACTTGCCCGACCCCGAAACGCCGGTAATCACGCTGAACTTACCGCGCGGAATCGCCACGTCGAGCGACTTCAGATTGTGCTCGCGGGCATTGATGATACGAATGTCGTCGCCCCCTGCCGGCTTGCGGTGCGCGCGTGCAGCGCGTAGCGCGGTTTGCAACGGCATGCCCGGATCGCCTGCGGATTTGGCCACCGCCACGGCCTGCCCCGGCGCGACCACCGTGCGT includes:
- a CDS encoding DUF4148 domain-containing protein; translated protein: MKRTLITSALVSAMLAVSAGSAFASDAFDGPSEFSWVPQTSVLTRVQVREDLAQAQQAGLLQQHDSVYPKAVGKVGGATAVVTSGSVDSIAQAGSTYFGS
- a CDS encoding dienelactone hydrolase family protein yields the protein MTVSFRGLTELTNLSGRVSDRLSHDFPHRFARRATSSLAVALVCLSFGWLGNAFAQEKVSLPSLDTDSRGAPVMIDAYLFRASNATGPTPAVVFMHGCNGMFTRKGKIDSRELDWAHRLNAQGYAVLAVDSFTSRAQPSECARGGPVRPSVERPRDAYGALRYLQSLPGIQPDRIALMGWSHGGGTVLFSIGPASPGRVRDAKPAPDFVAAIAFYPGWCNAKAQGPDWSTHIPLLLLTGADDVWSKPAPCDAFVQEATAHGAPITFHLYPGAVHDFDYPNLPVRSRPEFTNPRTHVVPITGTQPEARDDAIARVTAFLAKAFGK